From the genome of Sphingomonas sp. HMP6, one region includes:
- a CDS encoding GNAT family N-acetyltransferase, producing the protein MIEFVPIADIAPDLVEQLLDRAFGADRHLRTAYQIRAGVAAIPELSFAAMESGALVGTIQCWPIRFEGDDGNDVPMIQLGPVAVEPARQQGGIGRALTAHALDSAEAAGLAEAITLIGDPEYYGRFFGFDASRTAQWRIPGPVERHRLLARGRAVPEGAGLLGPRITVLA; encoded by the coding sequence GTGATCGAATTCGTGCCGATTGCCGATATCGCCCCGGATCTGGTGGAGCAGTTGCTCGACCGAGCCTTTGGTGCTGATCGACATTTGCGCACTGCGTATCAGATCCGGGCCGGCGTGGCGGCCATACCGGAGCTCAGCTTTGCGGCGATGGAGAGCGGCGCGCTGGTCGGCACGATCCAATGCTGGCCGATCCGCTTCGAGGGCGATGACGGAAATGATGTGCCGATGATCCAGCTCGGGCCGGTCGCGGTCGAGCCTGCCCGGCAACAAGGCGGCATCGGCCGCGCACTGACCGCTCATGCGCTCGATTCGGCCGAGGCGGCGGGGTTGGCCGAGGCCATCACCCTGATCGGTGATCCTGAATATTATGGGCGGTTCTTCGGCTTCGACGCGTCGCGCACCGCACAGTGGCGCATCCCCGGCCCAGTCGAGCGCCACCGCCTGCTCGCGCGTGGGCGCGCTGTGCCGGAAGGCGCAGGATTGCTGGGGCCACGAATTACGGTACTTGCCTGA
- a CDS encoding CCA tRNA nucleotidyltransferase yields the protein MEHLTLPDATWQTRPGLSELCDVLGATHGQTRFVGGAVRDTLLGIEVSDVDLATRHSPEEVLDRLRGARIKAVPTGLAHGTITAVLADGKPVEITTLRSDVATDGRHATVAFTDDWREDAARRDFTINALYADPVTRELFDYFDGRADLASGRVRFIGDPLQRIAEDHLRILRFFRFHARFGDVPDAAGLEACATRANDLMALSRERIAAELLKLLVAPGAVATLMLMVGRGILLPVLPEIVLTGVEAFARVAAGELAAGVDRDPIRRLAAILPRDAKIGEDVAARLKLSTLQRKRIVSALLPDVPAPQELVYRLGRERALDRWLIAHPADAERAQFIRDWTAPGFPLGGGAIVARGVDKGPDVARLLKLVEDQWIAEGFPDADRTNQIADDAVAQFKRSTTIA from the coding sequence ATGGAGCACCTAACCCTGCCCGATGCCACGTGGCAGACGCGGCCGGGCCTGAGCGAACTTTGCGATGTACTGGGCGCGACGCATGGCCAGACGCGCTTCGTCGGCGGCGCGGTGCGCGATACGCTGCTTGGAATCGAAGTATCCGACGTCGATCTGGCAACGCGGCATTCCCCCGAAGAGGTGCTCGACCGTTTGCGTGGCGCGCGGATCAAGGCAGTGCCGACCGGCCTCGCCCACGGGACGATTACGGCGGTCCTCGCCGACGGCAAACCGGTCGAAATCACCACGCTGCGCAGCGACGTCGCGACAGACGGGCGCCACGCGACGGTCGCCTTCACCGACGATTGGCGCGAGGATGCGGCGCGGCGCGATTTCACGATCAACGCGCTGTATGCCGATCCCGTGACACGCGAGCTGTTCGATTATTTTGATGGGCGCGCGGATTTGGCGTCAGGCCGCGTGCGCTTCATCGGCGATCCGTTGCAGCGCATCGCCGAGGATCATTTGCGTATCCTGCGCTTCTTTCGTTTCCACGCGCGGTTCGGCGATGTGCCCGATGCCGCAGGACTGGAAGCCTGCGCTACCCGCGCGAACGATCTAATGGCCTTGTCGCGCGAGCGGATCGCTGCGGAATTGCTCAAATTGCTGGTCGCCCCCGGCGCAGTGGCGACGCTGATGCTCATGGTCGGGCGCGGTATTTTGCTGCCGGTACTGCCTGAAATCGTGCTCACCGGAGTAGAAGCGTTCGCGCGTGTCGCGGCAGGAGAGTTGGCGGCGGGTGTCGATCGCGACCCGATCCGCCGCCTCGCCGCTATCCTGCCACGCGATGCCAAGATCGGCGAGGATGTCGCGGCGCGGCTGAAGCTGTCTACGCTGCAGCGCAAGCGAATCGTCTCGGCCCTGCTCCCCGACGTGCCCGCGCCCCAAGAGCTCGTGTACCGTCTGGGCCGAGAGCGCGCGCTCGACCGCTGGCTGATCGCCCATCCCGCGGATGCGGAGCGTGCGCAGTTCATCCGCGATTGGACCGCCCCCGGTTTTCCGCTCGGTGGCGGCGCCATCGTCGCGCGCGGAGTCGACAAGGGACCGGATGTCGCGCGGTTGTTGAAGCTGGTCGAAGATCAATGGATCGCCGAAGGCTTTCCCGATGCCGATCGTACAAACCAAATCGCCGACGATGCGGTCGCTCAGTTCAAGCGTTCCACCACCATAGCATAG
- a CDS encoding alpha/beta hydrolase yields MFRSISFRYVSIALLALSVGMTAPSTAAPASFTPLKWPDLTKRPQPKPDATISYGDDTLEKADVWLPTGPGQHPVVLMVHGGCWTTSIADRSLMNWIADDLRKSGIAVWNIEYRGVDRPGGGYPGTFRDAGTAADALRKHATEFHLDTKRIVAVGHSAGGHLALWLAARPRIARSSPLYTAQPLKIARVISLGGLPDLEATAASPDNGCGVDVVAQLVGKPGSRTDVYSDTSVPRLLPLKVPQDLVNGREDKIIPLRLGTGYEAQAKAKGDRVALHVIERTGHVELIAPESAAWAATKQLIQTALAGR; encoded by the coding sequence ATGTTTCGTTCCATCTCGTTTCGCTATGTCTCGATCGCGCTGCTGGCCTTGTCTGTCGGCATGACCGCCCCCTCGACCGCCGCTCCGGCCAGCTTCACCCCGCTGAAGTGGCCCGATCTGACCAAGCGCCCGCAACCCAAGCCCGACGCCACCATCTCCTACGGTGACGACACCCTGGAGAAGGCCGATGTCTGGCTGCCGACCGGCCCCGGTCAGCACCCGGTCGTGCTGATGGTGCATGGCGGCTGCTGGACGACCAGCATCGCCGATCGCAGCCTGATGAACTGGATCGCCGACGATCTGCGCAAGAGCGGAATAGCGGTGTGGAACATAGAGTATCGCGGCGTTGACCGGCCCGGCGGCGGCTATCCCGGCACGTTCCGCGATGCTGGCACCGCGGCGGATGCGCTGCGCAAGCACGCGACCGAGTTTCATCTCGACACGAAGCGTATCGTCGCCGTCGGCCACTCTGCGGGCGGGCATCTCGCCTTGTGGCTGGCCGCGCGCCCACGAATCGCGCGCAGCAGCCCGCTCTACACCGCGCAGCCACTGAAGATCGCACGCGTGATCAGCCTCGGCGGCCTTCCCGATCTCGAAGCGACCGCCGCCAGCCCAGATAATGGCTGCGGCGTCGATGTGGTGGCGCAGCTCGTCGGCAAGCCCGGCAGCCGCACCGATGTCTACTCCGACACCTCGGTCCCGCGGCTGCTGCCGCTGAAAGTCCCACAGGATCTGGTCAACGGGCGCGAAGACAAGATCATCCCGCTGCGGCTCGGCACAGGCTATGAAGCGCAAGCCAAGGCCAAGGGCGACCGCGTCGCGCTGCACGTGATCGAGCGTACCGGCCACGTCGAACTGATCGCGCCGGAAAGCGCTGCGTGGGCCGCGACCAAACAGCTCATCCAGACCGCGTTGGCCGGGCGATGA
- a CDS encoding dihydroneopterin aldolase, giving the protein MNDRLTLNVHDLEVLVLTGIYSEETHLPQPLRISLTVDLDVPARFEPDTPLSESKNYLDLKHAATTALPVGVHFKLVEAVADHICETLFLQDKRVARVELTIVKLAIAEAGEAIGITLVRNRR; this is encoded by the coding sequence TTGAACGACCGATTGACGCTGAACGTACACGACCTCGAAGTGCTGGTCCTGACCGGCATCTATTCGGAGGAGACGCACCTGCCGCAGCCGCTGCGGATTTCGCTGACGGTCGATCTCGACGTGCCCGCGCGATTCGAGCCTGATACGCCACTCAGCGAATCGAAGAATTACCTCGACCTCAAACATGCCGCGACCACCGCGCTGCCCGTGGGCGTGCATTTTAAGCTGGTCGAAGCGGTCGCCGATCACATTTGCGAAACGCTGTTTCTGCAGGACAAGCGCGTGGCGCGGGTCGAGTTGACGATCGTCAAGCTCGCCATTGCCGAGGCCGGCGAAGCGATCGGCATCACGCTGGTGCGGAACCGCCGTTGA
- a CDS encoding glutathione S-transferase family protein, whose protein sequence is MKLYDAVWAPSPRRVRLYLAEKGIEIERVMVDLRSDEQLGDAYLRINPRGAVPALELDSGEVICESSAICRYFEALQPPSPLFGETALDIARIESWTRRIEQEGYASVVYVLRNQREAFRDRGVAGKWPAVPQIPELAERGTILWHAFITALDRHLAGRAWIATDAYSFADISALITVDFAKAAKLAVPEGHANLHRWYKAAAARPSSAA, encoded by the coding sequence ATGAAACTCTATGACGCCGTCTGGGCCCCGAGCCCGCGCCGGGTGCGGCTCTACCTGGCGGAAAAGGGGATCGAAATCGAGCGCGTGATGGTCGATCTGCGCAGCGACGAGCAACTCGGCGACGCCTATTTGCGGATCAATCCGCGCGGCGCGGTGCCCGCCCTCGAACTCGATTCTGGCGAAGTGATTTGCGAATCGTCGGCAATTTGCCGCTATTTCGAGGCGTTGCAACCGCCGTCTCCGCTGTTCGGCGAGACAGCGCTGGACATTGCGCGGATCGAATCGTGGACCCGCCGGATCGAGCAGGAGGGCTATGCCTCGGTCGTCTACGTCCTGCGCAACCAGCGTGAGGCGTTTCGTGATCGTGGAGTCGCGGGCAAATGGCCCGCCGTCCCGCAAATCCCCGAACTGGCGGAGCGCGGCACTATCCTGTGGCATGCCTTCATCACTGCGCTCGACAGGCATTTGGCCGGGCGCGCGTGGATCGCGACCGATGCCTATAGTTTCGCGGACATCTCCGCGCTCATCACGGTAGACTTCGCCAAAGCGGCCAAGCTGGCGGTGCCCGAGGGCCACGCAAACCTCCACCGCTGGTATAAAGCGGCGGCGGCGCGACCGAGTTCTGCCGCGTGA
- a CDS encoding DUF1285 domain-containing protein produces MPMEPIPDLAALSLADIARLAEERKLPPIERWNPTHCGDSEMRIARDGTWYHQGSPIGREAMVRLFSTILRREADGTYVLVTPVEKLDIVVEDAPFVAVELKASGTGQDGTLTFRLNTGDLVTADAAHPLRFEAGEDGPRPYLHVRGGLDAVIARTVYYELAQRAIDGADTPPGVWSAGQFFAIEPTATDAPA; encoded by the coding sequence ATGCCGATGGAGCCGATCCCCGACCTTGCCGCTTTGTCGCTCGCCGACATCGCGCGCCTCGCCGAAGAGCGCAAACTGCCGCCGATCGAGCGCTGGAACCCCACGCATTGCGGCGATAGCGAAATGCGCATCGCGCGCGACGGGACTTGGTATCACCAGGGTTCGCCGATCGGGCGCGAGGCGATGGTGCGGCTATTTTCGACGATCCTGCGGCGCGAGGCCGATGGCACGTACGTTCTGGTCACCCCGGTCGAGAAGCTCGACATCGTGGTCGAGGATGCCCCGTTCGTCGCGGTCGAACTGAAGGCGAGCGGCACCGGGCAGGACGGCACGCTCACGTTCCGGCTCAACACCGGCGATCTCGTTACAGCGGATGCCGCGCACCCCTTGCGGTTCGAAGCAGGCGAGGACGGCCCGCGTCCCTATCTGCATGTGCGCGGCGGGCTCGACGCCGTGATCGCGCGAACGGTCTATTACGAACTGGCGCAGCGCGCGATCGATGGGGCCGACACGCCCCCGGGCGTGTGGAGCGCTGGACAATTCTTTGCGATCGAGCCGACCGCCACGGACGCTCCTGCGTGA
- the parC gene encoding DNA topoisomerase IV subunit A, which produces MPTDLTDPFQAIVDAPFDSALSDRYLVYALSTITARSLPDVRDGMKPVHRRLLWAMRQLRMDPSTPYKKSARVVGEVIGKYHPHGDSSVYDAMVRLAQDFSVRYPLVEGQGNFGNIDGDNAAAFRYTEARLTQVAMDLMAGLDEDAVGFKPTYNNEEQEPELFPGAFPNLLANGAAGIAVGMATNIPPHNAAELFDAAIMLIDQPEADNAALLEHIKGPDFPTGGLVVDSPAAIAEAYATGRGGFRLRARWHVEDLGRGTWNAIVTEIPYGIQKGKLIEQIAALVNDKKLPILADIRDESDSEIRIVIEPRSRTVDADMLMESLFRMTDLEVRFSLNLNVLDATRTPRVMSLRQALQEWIAHQFIVLQRRTAHRLSKIADRIELLDGYIVAYLNLDRVIEIIRTEDEPKPVMIAEFELNDRQAEAILNMRLRSLRRLEEMELRKEREGLEAERAGLDALLGSDARQRTRLKKDFAKLRERYGPETKLGKRRTTVAEAAPARDIPLDAMIEREPITVILSQRGWIRAMKGHLDAAGLAALKFKDGDAALFDFTAQTTDKIVIAAENGRFFTLGADKLPGGRGFGEPVRLMIDLDGDVGIVGIFRASIAEKLLVAASDGRGFLVRSADILAETRKGKTVVTPKLGARLKIVRPVDPEADYVAAIGDNRRLLVFPLAELAELSRGQGVQLMRFRDGGLSDATTFVFAQGLSWPMGGDSGRTRTETDLGPWRAARGAAGRMPPNGFPRDNRF; this is translated from the coding sequence ATGCCGACCGACCTGACCGATCCGTTCCAAGCCATTGTCGATGCCCCGTTCGATAGCGCGCTCAGCGACCGCTACTTGGTCTATGCGCTGTCGACGATCACGGCGCGGTCGCTGCCCGATGTGCGCGACGGGATGAAGCCGGTGCATCGCCGCTTGCTTTGGGCGATGCGGCAGCTGCGGATGGACCCGAGCACGCCGTACAAGAAATCGGCGCGCGTCGTCGGCGAAGTGATCGGTAAATATCATCCGCATGGCGACAGCTCGGTCTATGACGCGATGGTCCGGCTCGCGCAGGATTTCTCGGTGCGCTACCCGCTCGTTGAGGGCCAAGGCAATTTCGGCAATATCGACGGCGATAACGCCGCCGCCTTCCGCTATACCGAGGCGCGTCTGACGCAAGTCGCAATGGATTTGATGGCCGGGCTCGACGAAGACGCCGTCGGCTTCAAACCGACCTATAATAATGAAGAGCAGGAACCCGAGCTCTTCCCCGGAGCCTTCCCCAACCTGCTAGCAAATGGTGCGGCGGGAATCGCGGTCGGCATGGCCACGAATATCCCGCCGCACAATGCCGCCGAACTGTTCGATGCGGCAATCATGCTGATCGACCAGCCCGAGGCGGACAACGCGGCGCTGCTCGAGCATATCAAGGGCCCGGATTTCCCGACCGGCGGCCTCGTCGTCGATAGTCCGGCGGCGATTGCCGAGGCCTACGCCACCGGGCGTGGCGGTTTCCGCTTACGCGCGCGCTGGCATGTCGAGGATTTGGGCCGGGGCACCTGGAATGCGATCGTCACGGAAATTCCGTACGGCATCCAGAAGGGCAAATTGATCGAGCAGATCGCGGCACTCGTCAACGACAAGAAACTGCCGATCCTGGCCGACATTCGCGACGAATCGGACAGCGAGATCCGCATCGTGATCGAACCGCGCAGCCGCACGGTCGATGCCGACATGCTGATGGAAAGCCTGTTTCGGATGACCGATCTGGAAGTGCGCTTCAGCCTCAACCTCAACGTTCTGGATGCGACGCGCACGCCGCGCGTGATGAGCTTGCGGCAAGCGTTGCAGGAATGGATCGCGCACCAGTTCATCGTGCTGCAGCGGCGCACCGCGCATCGGCTGTCCAAGATCGCCGACCGGATCGAGCTGCTCGACGGGTATATCGTCGCCTATCTCAATCTCGACCGCGTGATCGAGATCATTCGTACCGAGGATGAACCCAAGCCGGTGATGATCGCCGAGTTCGAGCTCAACGACCGCCAGGCTGAGGCGATTCTCAACATGCGGCTGCGCAGCTTGCGGCGGCTCGAGGAAATGGAGTTGCGCAAGGAGCGCGAAGGACTGGAGGCAGAACGCGCCGGGCTCGACGCCCTGCTCGGCAGCGATGCGCGGCAGCGGACGCGGCTGAAGAAGGATTTCGCCAAGCTGCGCGAGCGCTACGGCCCCGAAACCAAACTCGGCAAGCGGCGCACGACGGTGGCGGAGGCGGCCCCGGCGCGCGACATCCCGCTCGACGCGATGATCGAGCGCGAGCCGATCACCGTGATCCTGTCGCAACGCGGCTGGATTCGAGCGATGAAGGGGCATCTCGATGCGGCCGGCCTTGCCGCACTAAAGTTCAAGGATGGTGACGCGGCGCTGTTCGATTTTACCGCGCAGACCACCGACAAGATCGTGATCGCGGCGGAAAACGGGCGGTTCTTCACACTGGGTGCCGATAAATTGCCCGGTGGGCGCGGGTTTGGCGAGCCGGTGCGGCTGATGATCGATCTCGACGGCGATGTCGGTATCGTCGGCATTTTCCGCGCGAGCATCGCCGAGAAACTGCTCGTCGCAGCGAGCGATGGGCGCGGTTTTCTCGTGCGCAGCGCCGATATTCTTGCCGAAACCCGCAAGGGTAAGACCGTCGTTACGCCAAAGCTCGGCGCGAGGCTCAAGATCGTTCGTCCGGTCGATCCGGAGGCGGATTATGTTGCGGCGATCGGCGACAATCGGCGCTTGCTTGTGTTCCCGCTCGCCGAGCTGGCCGAATTGTCACGCGGGCAGGGCGTGCAACTGATGCGTTTCCGCGATGGGGGCCTGTCGGATGCGACGACCTTCGTTTTTGCCCAAGGGCTAAGCTGGCCGATGGGGGGGGACAGCGGGCGGACCCGGACCGAGACAGACCTCGGCCCGTGGCGGGCCGCACGCGGGGCTGCGGGGCGGATGCCGCCCAATGGCTTCCCCCGCGACAATCGCTTCTGA
- the gcvA gene encoding transcriptional regulator GcvA translates to MRNLPPLAAVRVFEAAARHGNFTRAAEELGMTQAAVSYQMKLLEERLGAPLFMRAGRGIVLTEAGSRAAPHITRAFDAIDAAFGSVRADDAAVLTISTFNSVANSWLAWRLGGFQMEHPAMAVRLTTSDAVVSFASEEVDVAIRSGAGGWPDLVAHRLFPMDFTPMCSPGFLAQHGPLTPRDLIDLPLIDRQKRRWSIWFEQAGVPAPAQAPRAGIRLDTEANEGHAAMAGQGIALLTPFLWHHDVAQGRLVRPFDQVSERGSWCWLVYPERRRTVAKVRQFRDWLLEEVARNAPPRPLGARRDSDVA, encoded by the coding sequence GTGCGCAACCTTCCGCCCCTTGCCGCCGTTCGCGTGTTTGAAGCCGCTGCGCGCCACGGTAATTTCACGCGCGCCGCCGAAGAGTTGGGGATGACGCAGGCGGCGGTTAGCTATCAGATGAAGCTGCTGGAGGAGCGACTCGGCGCGCCGCTGTTCATGCGCGCTGGGCGGGGCATTGTGTTGACCGAAGCGGGTAGCCGCGCGGCACCGCATATCACCCGCGCGTTCGATGCGATTGATGCCGCGTTCGGGTCGGTTCGGGCCGATGATGCCGCAGTGCTGACGATCTCTACCTTTAACAGCGTCGCCAATAGCTGGCTGGCGTGGCGGTTGGGCGGATTTCAGATGGAGCATCCGGCGATGGCGGTGCGGCTGACGACGTCGGATGCGGTGGTCTCGTTCGCGTCGGAGGAGGTCGATGTCGCAATCCGTTCGGGGGCGGGTGGATGGCCCGATCTGGTTGCGCACCGGTTATTTCCGATGGATTTTACCCCGATGTGCAGCCCGGGTTTCCTGGCGCAGCACGGCCCGTTGACACCGCGCGACTTGATCGATTTGCCGTTGATCGATCGGCAGAAGCGGCGCTGGAGCATCTGGTTCGAACAGGCCGGCGTGCCCGCCCCGGCACAGGCACCGCGCGCCGGGATCCGGCTCGATACCGAAGCGAATGAAGGCCATGCCGCGATGGCGGGGCAGGGGATTGCGTTGCTGACCCCGTTCCTGTGGCATCACGACGTCGCGCAAGGGCGGCTGGTGCGGCCGTTCGATCAGGTGTCCGAACGGGGAAGCTGGTGCTGGCTGGTGTATCCTGAACGGCGGCGCACTGTCGCCAAGGTCCGGCAGTTTCGCGACTGGTTGCTAGAAGAGGTCGCGCGCAACGCCCCGCCGCGGCCGCTCGGCGCGCGGCGCGATTCGGATGTTGCCTAA
- a CDS encoding Rossmann fold domain-containing protein has protein sequence MRDALEAVLAGRAALAFPRAAADLAGLRAAAGESELLLLIITPDVPAIDRAMLLAAVGPLAVDLAPDVRIAAIVVAPDATVADVAEAAGFLATAESTTGQTVRITPR, from the coding sequence TTGAGGGACGCGCTTGAGGCGGTGCTGGCGGGCAGGGCGGCTTTGGCGTTCCCGCGCGCCGCCGCGGATCTTGCGGGACTGCGTGCAGCGGCGGGCGAGTCCGAGTTGCTGCTGCTGATCATCACGCCTGATGTTCCCGCCATCGACCGAGCGATGTTGCTCGCGGCGGTCGGTCCGCTCGCGGTCGATCTCGCGCCTGATGTGCGGATCGCCGCAATTGTTGTTGCGCCGGATGCTACGGTTGCCGACGTGGCGGAGGCGGCCGGGTTTCTGGCGACCGCCGAATCGACGACCGGCCAGACGGTGCGCATCACGCCGCGTTAA
- a CDS encoding CoA pyrophosphatase: MTLVDRLRHALDLAHEGDTVLLTGDHADLDTVVTPLAQAAVLVAVTDRTEPGVILTRRTDTLSRHAGQVAFPGGRIDPGDASPSAAALREAEEEIDLPRDRVTLVGEADRYRTITGFEVTPVIGVVPPDLIFTPAAAEVAQVFEVPLGFLLDSGNHVEASLEWQGRNRHYYEILWDEHRIWGATAAMIVNLSRRLRWST, from the coding sequence GTGACGCTGGTCGATCGGCTACGGCATGCGCTCGACCTTGCGCATGAAGGGGACACGGTGTTGCTGACCGGCGATCATGCTGATCTCGACACGGTGGTCACCCCGCTGGCGCAGGCGGCGGTGCTGGTTGCAGTCACCGATCGCACGGAACCCGGCGTGATCCTCACGCGGCGTACCGATACACTGTCGCGCCATGCCGGTCAGGTAGCGTTTCCGGGCGGTCGGATCGATCCGGGCGATGCCAGCCCGTCCGCCGCCGCTTTGCGCGAGGCGGAGGAGGAAATCGACCTGCCGCGCGACCGCGTAACGCTGGTCGGCGAGGCCGATCGCTATCGCACGATCACCGGGTTCGAAGTGACGCCGGTGATCGGCGTCGTGCCGCCCGATCTGATCTTCACGCCCGCCGCCGCGGAAGTCGCCCAAGTCTTCGAAGTGCCGCTCGGCTTCCTGCTCGATTCGGGCAACCATGTCGAAGCGAGCCTGGAATGGCAGGGCCGCAACCGCCATTATTATGAGATCCTGTGGGACGAACACCGCATCTGGGGCGCGACCGCGGCGATGATCGTCAATCTCTCGCGACGGCTGCGATGGAGCACCTAA
- a CDS encoding putative bifunctional diguanylate cyclase/phosphodiesterase: MALKSHPALASSTAAFALTGDDSQAATVMMASRAINLLPIPAALIALADSGSVTDAKPAVVILTANRAHDIAGLGGGERRRSLVSQIEARIITFIHGDSLRAEFQVEYGDAVECRYYQATLARLTRNPEQRCMLVLIDQTAELRTEHNLRREMLTDSLTGLPNRAGFSDRLETLLADPERRACYAVLVVDLDRFSRVNACLGSMTGDELLITVARRLKGALRSQDVLARTGGDEFGILLTLDDGVGDADQVARRLQAALATPFRLSDFEIRVACSIGIAFGGPAIDDSEELIRHAQFAVKRSKGTGKTEAYQTQAFDLAREQFGMETALRRAIERGQMRLTYQPIIDLSTGQLVAFESLARWRGEDGTEHSPNDFIPVAEESGLIVPLGRWAIQEAAATLAQWDARLGGNCGAKLAVNLSAIQLQRDVIAPVVQSALAVNGLDGSRFTLELTESALVSDPDRIAGIMHALKDLGTTIAMDDFGTGYSNLAYLQKLPIDVLKIDRSFVTGMLSDRDKIAIVRAILSLAQALGMQTTGEGIESNELAQTLAALGCTYGQGYLYARPLEAEAAYAMVVERLN; this comes from the coding sequence ATGGCGCTCAAGTCGCATCCTGCTTTGGCCTCCTCGACTGCAGCGTTCGCGCTGACAGGCGATGATTCGCAGGCTGCGACGGTGATGATGGCATCGCGCGCAATCAATCTGTTGCCGATCCCAGCCGCGCTGATCGCATTGGCGGACAGCGGCAGCGTCACCGACGCCAAACCGGCGGTCGTTATCCTCACGGCGAACCGCGCGCACGATATCGCAGGCCTGGGCGGCGGTGAGCGCCGCCGCTCGTTGGTTTCGCAGATCGAAGCCCGGATCATCACCTTCATCCACGGCGACTCGCTCCGCGCGGAATTTCAGGTCGAGTATGGCGATGCGGTGGAATGCCGCTATTATCAGGCGACACTCGCCCGCCTGACGCGCAATCCGGAGCAGCGCTGCATGCTGGTGCTGATCGATCAGACGGCCGAGCTGCGCACCGAGCACAATCTCCGCCGCGAGATGCTGACCGACAGCCTGACCGGACTGCCCAATCGCGCCGGGTTCAGCGATCGTCTTGAGACCCTTCTGGCCGATCCAGAGCGGCGCGCGTGCTATGCGGTGCTGGTGGTCGATCTCGACCGGTTCAGTCGCGTCAACGCCTGCCTTGGATCGATGACGGGCGACGAGTTGCTCATCACCGTGGCACGACGGCTGAAGGGGGCGTTGCGCTCGCAGGATGTGCTCGCGCGCACCGGTGGCGATGAATTCGGCATCCTGCTGACGCTGGACGACGGCGTGGGCGATGCGGACCAGGTCGCACGACGCCTACAGGCTGCGCTCGCGACACCGTTCCGCCTTTCCGATTTCGAGATTCGCGTTGCGTGTTCGATCGGCATCGCCTTTGGCGGACCCGCGATCGACGACAGCGAAGAATTGATTCGGCACGCCCAGTTCGCGGTCAAACGTTCCAAGGGCACCGGTAAGACCGAGGCGTACCAGACCCAGGCGTTCGACCTTGCACGCGAACAATTCGGCATGGAAACCGCACTGCGTCGCGCGATCGAGCGTGGGCAGATGCGGCTGACCTATCAGCCGATCATCGATCTTTCCACCGGCCAGCTCGTTGCATTCGAATCCCTTGCGCGGTGGCGTGGCGAGGATGGCACCGAACATTCACCTAACGATTTCATACCGGTAGCGGAGGAATCGGGCCTGATCGTGCCGCTCGGGCGCTGGGCAATCCAGGAGGCGGCCGCGACGCTGGCGCAATGGGATGCGCGGCTGGGCGGCAATTGCGGGGCGAAGCTTGCGGTCAATCTGTCCGCCATTCAGCTTCAGCGCGACGTGATCGCACCGGTTGTGCAATCGGCCCTGGCGGTCAACGGGCTCGATGGATCGCGCTTCACGCTCGAATTGACCGAGAGCGCGCTAGTCTCCGATCCGGATCGTATCGCCGGGATCATGCACGCCCTGAAAGACCTCGGCACGACGATTGCCATGGACGATTTCGGTACTGGCTATTCGAACCTCGCCTATCTGCAGAAACTGCCAATTGACGTGCTCAAGATCGACCGCAGCTTCGTGACGGGCATGTTGTCGGACCGCGACAAGATCGCCATCGTTCGCGCCATTTTGTCGCTGGCGCAAGCGCTCGGCATGCAGACGACGGGGGAGGGTATCGAAAGCAACGAACTCGCGCAGACGCTGGCGGCACTCGGCTGCACCTACGGCCAAGGCTATCTCTACGCGCGGCCGCTCGAAGCGGAAGCGGCCTATGCTATGGTGGTGGAACGCTTGAACTGA
- a CDS encoding UrcA family protein, producing the protein MSKLLFTLAALSVSAPLAASERDIPRTARIHYADLDLTRYAGKEELDRRIKVALRALCAEDQQLGLFTRLQEIRCLRAATAQVSVQRAQVLANAAARPASRDTALASPTHKPISSAD; encoded by the coding sequence ATGTCGAAGTTGCTCTTCACCCTCGCCGCATTGTCAGTGTCCGCGCCGCTGGCTGCGTCCGAGCGCGATATCCCGCGGACCGCCCGGATCCATTATGCCGACCTAGATTTGACCCGATACGCCGGGAAGGAGGAACTCGACCGGCGCATCAAGGTAGCGTTGCGCGCGCTATGCGCAGAGGACCAGCAACTCGGCCTCTTCACGCGGCTGCAGGAAATCCGCTGCCTGCGCGCCGCAACCGCGCAAGTGTCGGTACAGCGCGCGCAGGTCCTCGCAAACGCCGCTGCACGCCCGGCTTCGCGCGATACCGCGCTAGCCTCGCCGACCCATAAACCGATAAGCAGCGCTGATTAA